One genomic segment of Erythrolamprus reginae isolate rEryReg1 chromosome 2, rEryReg1.hap1, whole genome shotgun sequence includes these proteins:
- the LOC139158532 gene encoding uncharacterized protein isoform X1, with protein sequence MAPWIRLSLAKPLPTISEAFEDILEDITSNTNGFGNVYMNPDSCSVEDHCQSNFQLTGSAFLGPLESKHQFQDKERGRIPPNRQTILNLPESPQMLPRCTLPKLLSLQQNSLIHDYIKTYSASGRHALEGDQMTCGWKCPAGSENKGTDSTQSNFHNTYAVTPQEKMSKKQHMTSLPRYPSPRPLQRENGGQEQKYSYNQDKMPALESSSNPNPLPANGKSMWLHPTREPPVSARDDWRTSQRGQHSMKTSGSPEKEPQKSSTHKQPLKGEADNRNSWVEYFHIDKKITGRDWIAEYQSAWKEAKVRACLLPAIEES encoded by the coding sequence ATGGCTCCTTGGATAAGACTGAGCTTAGCAAAGCCTCTCCCGACTATCAGTGAAGCTTTTGAAGATATTCTAGAAGACATAACAAGCAACACAAATGGTTTTGGAAATGTTTACATGAATCCAGATTCTTGTTCAGTTGAAGACCACTGTCAATCAAACTTCCAACTAACAGGATCTGCTTTTCTGGGGCCTCTGGAGAGCAAGCATCAATTCCAAGACAAAGAAAGAGGCAGAATACCGCCCAACCGTCAAACAATCTTAAACCTGCCTGAGTCACCACAAATGCTTCCTAGATGCACTCTCCCTAAACTGTTGTCATTACAACAGAACAGTTTAATTCATGACTATATCAAAACCTATTCCGCTTCAGGCAGACATGCATTAGAAGGAGACCAGATGACTTGTGGATGGAAATGTCCTGCTGGCAGTGAGAACAAAGGAACTGACAGCACACAGTCCAACTTTCACAACACCTATGCCGTCACACCTCAAGAAAAAATGAGCAAAAAACAACACATGACTAGCCTACCAAGATACCCTTCTCCAAGACCATTGCAAAGAGAAAATGGTGGCCAGGAACAAAAATATAGTTACAATCAAGACAAGATGCCCGCTTTGGAAAGCAGCTCCAATCCAAATCCTCTTCCTGCTAATGGCAAATCAATGTGGTTGCATCCCACCAGAGAACCACCGGTGAGTGCCAGGGATGATTGGCGAACTTCACAAAGAGGGCAGCATAGTATGAAGACAAGTGGATCTCCTGAAAAAGAGCCTCAGAAATCTTCTACTCATAAACAGCCTCTGAAGGGAGAGGCCGACAACAGAAATAGCTGGGTGGAATATTTCCATATTGATAAGAAAATCACAGGTCGTGACTGGATAGCAGAATACCAAAGTGCTTGGAAAGAAGCCAAGGTTAGAGCATGCCTCCTCCCTGCCATAGAAGAGTCatag
- the LOC139158532 gene encoding uncharacterized protein isoform X2, with product MAPWIRLSLAKPLPTISEAFEDILEDITSNTNGFGNVYMNPDSCSVEDHCQSNFQLTGSAFLGPLESKHQFQDKERGRIPPNRQTILNLPESPQMLPRCTLPKLLSLQQNSLIHDYIKTYSASGRHALEGDQMTCGWKCPAGSENKGTDSTQSNFHNTYAVTPQEKMSKKQHMTSLPRYPSPRPLQRENGGQEQKYSYNQDKMPALESSSNPNPLPANGKSMWLHPTREPPVSARDDWRTSQRGQHSMKTSGSPEKEPQKSSTHKQPLKGEADNRNSWVEYFHIDKKITGRDWIAEYQSAWKEAKG from the exons ATGGCTCCTTGGATAAGACTGAGCTTAGCAAAGCCTCTCCCGACTATCAGTGAAGCTTTTGAAGATATTCTAGAAGACATAACAAGCAACACAAATGGTTTTGGAAATGTTTACATGAATCCAGATTCTTGTTCAGTTGAAGACCACTGTCAATCAAACTTCCAACTAACAGGATCTGCTTTTCTGGGGCCTCTGGAGAGCAAGCATCAATTCCAAGACAAAGAAAGAGGCAGAATACCGCCCAACCGTCAAACAATCTTAAACCTGCCTGAGTCACCACAAATGCTTCCTAGATGCACTCTCCCTAAACTGTTGTCATTACAACAGAACAGTTTAATTCATGACTATATCAAAACCTATTCCGCTTCAGGCAGACATGCATTAGAAGGAGACCAGATGACTTGTGGATGGAAATGTCCTGCTGGCAGTGAGAACAAAGGAACTGACAGCACACAGTCCAACTTTCACAACACCTATGCCGTCACACCTCAAGAAAAAATGAGCAAAAAACAACACATGACTAGCCTACCAAGATACCCTTCTCCAAGACCATTGCAAAGAGAAAATGGTGGCCAGGAACAAAAATATAGTTACAATCAAGACAAGATGCCCGCTTTGGAAAGCAGCTCCAATCCAAATCCTCTTCCTGCTAATGGCAAATCAATGTGGTTGCATCCCACCAGAGAACCACCGGTGAGTGCCAGGGATGATTGGCGAACTTCACAAAGAGGGCAGCATAGTATGAAGACAAGTGGATCTCCTGAAAAAGAGCCTCAGAAATCTTCTACTCATAAACAGCCTCTGAAGGGAGAGGCCGACAACAGAAATAGCTGGGTGGAATATTTCCATATTGATAAGAAAATCACAGGTCGTGACTGGATAGCAGAATACCAAAGTGCTTGGAAAGAAGCCAAG ggtTAA